The following are encoded in a window of Rosa chinensis cultivar Old Blush chromosome 4, RchiOBHm-V2, whole genome shotgun sequence genomic DNA:
- the LOC121052825 gene encoding uncharacterized protein LOC121052825, producing MDKSWMHADRRSRKFEVGLAEFLKFASRNANNERKIRCPCLKCCNTDGFSIGVIKDHIFWNGIDESYKNWRWHGEPSTSYMNSRMGGGSETVDWEPASGVGENDVDIGESEDEEISEDLNEFLRYVEDGDKPLYPGCTKTTKLNGLIQTFNLKAKHGMTDACYSDMLIMIGGLLPEGNEVPASLYEAKKTLSQLGMEYEKIHACPNDCILYRQQHVDAIICPTCGVSRWKLGKDKTEKEGIPAKVLWYFPLIPRLKRLYQLANTSKNLTWHDHGRKKDGMMRHPADSPTWDLIDKRWPEFGNEPRNLRLALSSDGFNPHSSLSSRYSCWPVILVTYNLPSWLCMKRKYMMLTLLISGPKQPGNDIDVYLQPLIDDLKLLWDGVEGVYDALRGDYFKLKAVLLWTINDFPAYGNLSGSIVKGYNACPICVDQTRPHRLKNGNKMSFMRHRRYLPRHHPYRKQYAAFDNTIEEDLAPVPLTGDEVLARVDSLNCEFGKKSRPPHGKGVEDQSRPCWKKQSVFFELEYWKYIPVRHNLDVMHIEKNCCDALIGTLLNIPGKPKDGVAARLDMVEMGIRTDLSPKIGAKRDKLPLASWNLLLHEKKIVCSSFFNMTVPVQFSSNVRSLVSMDDLRLVGLKSHDCHTVMQILLPVALRSVLEKPVRYAIIRFCLFFKAICSKVIDVSKLEKMQADLVVTVCLLEKYFPPSFFDIMIHLTVHLVREVKLCGPVFFRWMYPFERYMKVFKGWVRCRRHPEGCIAECYIVEEAVEFCAERMLDDATTAGIPESCKSTVRNATTPLSGATMISVYGKELHQAHLCVLQNTEDATPYFTEHLELLKLLFPKFSKNRKWLKDKQNQTFAEWLKERVSNELMFANNQVSETMRWLAGGPKNEVPTFSGYQVNGVDFNTKERDNVRSVQNSGVFLQADAMQVSSARDKNPRTDDMDFYGVIRQIWELDYYKFRVPIFKCDWVENVRGIKVDELGFTLVNLNRKGHLKDAFVLSTHVKQIFYIQDPLDAQWSVVVRCPDRDYQGADEDEELEDIEVEQQPFNATMPSIETFDNIVGDEPSSYMRPGDEGIWIENENGSHG from the exons ATGGATAAGTCGTGGATGCACGCCGATAGAAGATCACGGAAGTTTGAGGTAGGACTAGCAGAATTTCTAAAGTTTGCCTCGAGGAATGCCAACAATGAAAGGAAGATACGTTGTCCTTGTTTAAAATGCTGCAACACCGATGGATTTTCCATTGGAGTTATTAAAGACCATATATTCTGGAATGGTATTGATGAGagttataagaattggaggtggcATGGAGAGCCTTCTACGTCTTACATGAATAGTAGAATGGGAGGCGGATCTGAAACTGTAGATTGGGAACCTGCTAGTGGGGTGGGGGAGAATGATGTAGATATAGGAGAAAGTGAGGATGAGGAGATATCTGAAGACTTAAATGAGTTTCTTAGGTATGTGGAGGATGGTGATAAGCCCTTGTACCCTGGTTGTACCAAGACAACCAAGTTGAATGGTTTGATTCAGACATTCAatctgaaagcaaagcatggaaTGACTGATGCTTGCTATTCCGACATGCTAATAATGATTGGGGGTTTGCTTCCTGAAGGGAATGAGGTTCCAGCCTCATTGTATGAGGCAAAAAAAACACTTAGTCAATTAGGGATGGAGTACGAAAAGATCCATGCATGTCCTAATGACTGCATCTTGTATAGACAGCAGCATGTAGATGCTATTATATGCCCCACTTGTGGTGTTTCACGGTGGAAATTGGGCAAGGATAAAACAGAGAAAGAAGGGATTCCTGCCAAGGTATTATGGTACTTTCCATTAATCCCGAGGTTGAAACGATTGTACCAATTAGCAAACACATCTAAGAATCTGACTTGGCACGACCATGGCAGAAAAAAAGATGGGATGATGCGACATCCAGCTGATTCCCCAACTTGGGAtttaattgataaaagatgGCCAGAATTTGGAAACGAGCCTAGGAACCTCAGACTAGCCCTCTCATCTGATGGCTTTAACCCTCATAGTTCGCTAAGTAGCAGGTACTCTTGTTGGCCTGTTATACTTGTCACATATAATCTTCCTTCTTGGCTGTGTATGAAGAGGAAGTATATGATGCTGACGTTGTTAATATCTGGACCAAAACAGCCTGGTAATGATATTGACGTCTATTTGCAGCCCTTAATAGATGACTTGAAATTGTTGTGGGATGGTGTTGAGGGAGTATATGATGCATTAAGAGGGGACTACTTCAAACTGAAAGCGGTACTCCTCTGGACTATTAACGATTTTCCTGCTTATGGGAACTTGTCAGGTAGCATTGTAAAAGGTTACAATGCTTGTCCAATATGCGTTGATCAGACCCGACCACATAGGTTGAAGAATGGTAATAAAATGTCATTCATGAGGCATCGCCGCTATCTACCTCGACATCATCCTTATCGAAAACAGTATGCTGCTTTCGACAACACAATAGAAGAGGACCTTGCTCCTGTACCATTAACCGGAGACGAGGTGTTAGCAAGAGTAGATAGTCTGAATTGTGAATTTGGCAAAAAGTCTCGTCCTCCTCATGGGAAGGGTGTTGAAGACCAAAGCAGACCATGTTGGAAAAAGCAGTCTGTGTTCTTTGAACTAGAGTACTGGAAGTATATTCCCGTACGTCATAATCTCGATGTCATGCACATTGAGAAGAATTGTTGTGATGCCTTGATTGGTACGTTGTTGAACATTCCAGGTAAACCAAAGGATGGGGTTGCTGCTCGTTTAGACATGGTTGAAATGGGCATTAGGACTGATTTGAGCCCTAAAATTGGTGCCAAAAGGGACAAGTTACCTTTGGCTAGTTGGAACTTGCTGCTACATGAAAAGAAAATTGTTTGCAGCTCTTTTTTCAATATGACAGTGCCTGTCCAGTTTTCATCAAATGTTAGAAGTCTTGTCTCTATGGATGATTTAAGACTTGTTGGTCTTAAATCGCATGATTGTCACACCGTCATGCAAATTCTTCTCCCTGTTGCTTTACGCTCTGTTCTAGAGAAGCCGGTTAGGTATGCAATCATTCGTTTCTGCCTATTCTTCAAGGCTATATGTTCTAAAGTGATCGATGTTTCAAAGCTAGAAAAAATGCAAGCTGACCTGGTTGTTACAGTTTGCTTGCTTGAGAAGTACTTCCCACCTTCTTTTTTCGACATCATGATTCATTTAACTGTCCATCTTGTGAGAGAAGTTAAGCTGTGTGGTCCAGTATTTTTTCGATGGATGTACCCCTTCGAGAGATACATGAAAGTGTTTAAAGGATGGGTGAGATGTCGCAGGCATCCTGAGGGGTGCATAGCAGAGTGTTACATTGTCGAAGAGGCTGTTGAGTTTTGTGCTGAACGTATGCTTGATGATGCTACTACTGCTGGAATTCCAGAAAGTTGCAAATCAACAGTCCGTAATGCGACCACACCATTATCAGGCGCTACCATGATATCTGTTTATGGAAAGGAGCTACATCAAGCACATCTTTGTGTCTTGCAAAATACGGAGGATGCAACGCCCTATTTCAC TGAACACTTGGAATTATTGAAGTTGCTGTTTCCTAAGTTCTCGAAAAACCGAAAGTGGCTGAAGGATAAACAGAACCAAACATTTGCTGAGTGGTTAAAGGAGAGG GTATCAAATGAACTCATGTTCGCCAACAATCAGGTTTCAGAAACAATGAGGTGGCTGGCAGGTGGACCAAAGAATGAAGTGCCGACATTTAGTGGATACCAGGTTAATGGAGTTGATTTCAACACCAAGGAGCGGGATAATGTTCGTTCAGTTCAAAACAGTGGAGTCTTTTTGCAAGCTGATGCAATGCAAGTTTCTAGTGCAAGGGATAAAAACCCCAGAACTGATGATATGGACTTTTACGGTGTGATTAGACAAATCTGGGAGTTGGACTACTATAAGTTTAGGGTTCCGATATTCAAATGTGATTGGGTTGAGAATGTTAGGGGCATCAAAGTAGACGAACTTGGGTTTACTTTGGTAAATCTAAATAGAAAAGGGCACTTGAAGGATGCCTTTGTCTTGAGTACCCATGTAAAGCAAATTTTTTACATACAAGACCCTCTTGATGCTCAATGGTCAGTAGTCGTAAGGTGCCCAGATAGAGACTACCAAGGGGCTGATGAAGATGAGGAGCTAGAGGATATTGAAGTCGAGCAGCAGCCATTTAATGCCACAATGCCATCCATTGAGACTTTTGATAACATTGTTGGTGATGAACCTAGCAGTTATATGCGACCCGGAGATGAAGGAATATGGATTGAGAATGAAAACGGTTCACATGGCTGA
- the LOC112200823 gene encoding uncharacterized protein LOC112200823, with protein sequence MAHMKEVSNSIIVMYMSCLYQKLHKFKMLHMIAFIDPAQTGVLGCGNPTERARSLSACYAKGKSGQIFLVPYNSGCHWMLTVVNPAEEVVHFMDPLKRRLVTGEWKTIVDNSIKIYNAQKTKKGRKIVTWKNCKGIPEQQGDKTCGFWIMHYMKDIVEDKNQEWSAKWDRKGSNMYTQDDIDEVRAEWAQYVAQFQES encoded by the exons ATGGCGCACATGAAGGAGGTATCTAACAGCATCATTGTGATGTATATGAG CTGCCTTTACCAAAAGTTGCATAAATTTAAGATGCTGCACATGATTGCCTTCATAGACCCTGCTCAGACAGGCGTGCTTGGGTGTGGGAATCCAACAGAAAGGGCTCGTTCTCTATCAGCTTGTTATGCAAAAGGGAAGTCGGGTCAGATTTTTTTGGTACCCTATAACTCAGG TTGTCATTGGATGTTAACGGTTGTGAACCCCGCTGAAGAAGTTGTGCATTTCATGGATCCATTGAAGAGACGACTCGTCACCGGTGAATGGAAAACTATTGTGGACAA CTCAATCAAAATATACAATGCGCAAAAAACTAAGAAAGGCAGAAAAATAGTTACATGGAAAAATTGCAAG GGCATTCCGGAGCAGCAAGGTGATAAAACCTGTGGGTTTTGGATTATGCATTACATGAAGGACATAGTGGAGGACAAGAACCAAGAGTGGAGTGCTAAG TGGGACAGAAAAGGAAGTAACATGTACACACAAGATGATATTGATGAGGTTCGGGCCGAGTGGGCACAATATGTTGCTCAATTTCAAGAAAGCTAG